A DNA window from Stenotrophomonas oahuensis contains the following coding sequences:
- a CDS encoding TrbG/VirB9 family P-type conjugative transfer protein, with translation MSRTKILAMAVGILCSVPLHLSAAPAASLDRYQRESTSRFDPRVKIVEYNPLAIVTIKQALGYSTHIQLGADEQVLDVAAGDSMAWEIAPNGNHVFIKPKEIDGRTNLAIVTNKRPYQFVVDVIPKERLPDHEMTLFVVFMYPDDPVLKVAEQKVQDATQSIRTALNSSVQLSNTQYVACRRNKQINPVSVWDDGRFTYMRFRAGQSLPTVQAFLPDGQEAMVNYRMGGQEGDGIADSRTMILFQTAKRFSVRYGKAESCVINKAVDSADDAPSDDTGSTKSGILRVFRGK, from the coding sequence ATGAGTCGTACCAAGATTCTGGCGATGGCGGTCGGCATCCTGTGCTCTGTACCACTGCACCTGTCGGCAGCCCCTGCCGCCAGCCTTGATCGATACCAGCGTGAGTCCACGTCACGATTCGACCCCCGTGTAAAGATTGTCGAATACAACCCGCTCGCCATCGTCACCATCAAACAGGCGCTGGGATACTCAACCCATATCCAGCTCGGCGCTGATGAACAGGTACTGGATGTTGCCGCTGGCGACTCGATGGCATGGGAGATTGCACCCAATGGCAACCATGTCTTTATCAAGCCCAAGGAGATTGACGGTCGAACGAACCTGGCCATCGTCACCAACAAGCGTCCGTACCAGTTCGTGGTGGATGTGATCCCGAAGGAACGGCTGCCCGACCATGAAATGACGCTCTTTGTCGTTTTCATGTATCCCGACGACCCGGTCCTTAAGGTAGCCGAGCAGAAAGTGCAGGACGCCACCCAATCCATCCGCACCGCGCTTAATAGCTCCGTGCAGTTGAGCAATACGCAGTACGTCGCCTGCCGTCGCAACAAGCAGATTAATCCGGTTAGCGTTTGGGACGATGGCAGATTCACCTACATGCGCTTCCGTGCCGGCCAATCGCTTCCGACGGTGCAGGCATTCTTGCCTGATGGCCAAGAGGCGATGGTCAACTACCGAATGGGCGGCCAGGAAGGTGACGGCATCGCTGACAGCCGAACCATGATCCTGTTCCAGACAGCAAAGCGTTTTTCGGTCAGGTATGGGAAGGCTGAGTCGTGTGTCATCAACAAAGCCGTCGATTCTGCCGATGATGCCCCGAGTGATGACACGGGCTCGACCAAGAGCGGGATTCTCAGAGTATTTCGAGGTAAGTGA